Sequence from the Mugil cephalus isolate CIBA_MC_2020 chromosome 20, CIBA_Mcephalus_1.1, whole genome shotgun sequence genome:
attgtaaaaagcagtaaattatatacgttgataagctgctactggtaatcagaaacataagaatattctgtagatatttatttaaatttatgagttttgctgtaggttgaagatgaaaatgaaacacaatcaatgtgtagttttggatataacgcattggaatgttggaaactttgtcctctgtgaAAAACTTCGGTGGAtcaaggagggaccatgtagctacatgaatcattttctgtatctcaataaatctcaataaatgtttaaccctttaagacctgaatgtccgtctgcccacaaagagaagcttgctgtatttgaattaccgtaactccccgatggacaatattcaagttgcgcatTCTagaaaaacgctgccattacggtaatgatgacgcaccgctgctgtcggctgcaggttggagagcaacgatcgcggagccccggtaagagagacttgtttggaggaatttgttggtaaaatcaaagttagttatacccttgagatgtcacgaaggtcttctaggcaaaagcacaactaaccagtgttcagtcacaatgaatattgtcaatagcgcaaaccactgtgacttacggtaattcaaaatcggccgctttgacggatgccagcgatccgttcagggttttgagggttaatagatggcaaaAAGCTGTTTCAAGCTTACCTTTTGAAGAattgacgaactaacagtgccatgacgtcaataatacatcatggctcaaaataaaagcaacacagtcgtattgcatgcacagcataaatacttcatttgtgcttatgactgacataccgcgggccagacgggaatgcccaaagggccgtatgtggcccgcgggccgtaaaatgcccaggtctgctctacacataaacacacaacagctgTCTGTCTCTCGGGTTCACTGTCTTTTCCGTTAACGTTTAaagtttcttcagcttcaggtttgTTTCTGCTCCGCTTACTCATTGTTGAAAGGTTTGATTAACTGTCCTCCGCTGGGGAAAAATTGCCTCTGTTGcgattattttcattatttccatCTAGATTATTACTTAGAAGTGAGGATATCAACACTactgacatttttaacacataGATGTGACAGTGGTAAGGTCGGAAGAAGTAGTTGTATAGTATATTGTTCTGAGGGCCTCACATGAGGGGACACCAACCTGTCCGCCAATGATGGGACGACTCCCTCCACCTGTAGACAACCAATCACATTAATTCTGTTGAAACTGTTATATCAGTGTGAAAGTATTGAATTTCATCCTTTTGTGGGACGTTGGCCAAGGCTAACTGATCAGACAAGGTCCATGCGCatgtatttctatattccaatacgtatttgaataaatagtttaaacTGACATCAAGAAGttgttatattgttttttccAGGAATTAACGAACACGCCGACACCTCGCATTTTTCCATATATCATTCCAGGACAGTTCTTCCTCTTGTTTATGCAAAGTCAAATTGATCACAAATGCTATAATTTAGAATTGAATACCatgatttaactgtgtttttctatttaacaGGTTGTGACTATAAAGAGcattttcaacttatttttcAACAGAATGCCATAAGGCAGGGGTGTCAAATATAAGGCCCGGGGGTCCattctggcccgtgggatgaatttgcaaacactacactgaagatattagctgaaaatattttgatgaaataagaaattgcacttgtaCCTTGCACTTCTTGTGAAATGTAATGTTGTTCGTTACATGTAGCCATACTTGTTTGCAcgaaagcaaagggaaacattaggagttgttgttatttaccaggtaatatGCTATTGTGTCACTGGTACGGCCCCACTCacatcaaattgggctgtatgtggcccctgaactaaaatgagtttgacacccctgccaTAAGGCATAGGTCTTTAAGAGAGGGCCCATGGAAaaactgcagggggggtcgcaaaattaaatttctttaaatacacattaatatgaatccataTTTTAGTGGAGGGatcaatggaggcagaagatgttatctttcagtcagcgcttcACACAAGTTTTATGGGAAGACTTGAGGTCATTATTTTACACATGGCAATAGTTTTTTACACTGAATGCTTTTCTCACAGTTTTACAAATAGTAAATAGTACATGTGAGTCTCACGATGATGTGATTATTAAATTCATCCATGTTTAGCTAAAGCACTCCATTTAGCTGAGGGCAGAAGATAAgcacattttgaaacattttgttcagaTAAGCAATAATCTGTACTTCTGTTTTGGGTTTTTAGTAGGGAATGACGTAAAAGCCCTCACTAAGTAGTAGTAGTTCAACTATTTGAGTGTAGAAATGGTAATGGATCCTCTGgtgattgagattggagccgATAAAGCTTTTTGTctctccatttacatgataaaaatgacacagtggTAAGAAATGTTACAAATCtcaatttaatttaaccaaaaacataaaaatgtattgaactcaaagaatatttaacgctcttatgcatacacaataaagaataaacaggtaaaaaaaggTAGAGCACTAGCAGTATTAGTCttacaccttggctttaacaCATATTCCAACCAAAAGCTAAAAAACAGCGTAACAGGtccaatctaaactgtggacagtggtcgatcgacaacctgcactattagcttaaaagagagagagaaagtatGTTGCAGGGTGACGTCACCTCCCAGAGTGGTCGTTTTAGGAATTGCAACTTTTCACActtgtgctttatttttaaatcattcatcTTCTAAAAAGTCTTGAAAATGAAGAAAGCTAAAATATTTGTCTAAGCTTCATGTTATCTGTACATTCATGAATACAAACCAGAATGGTAGTTATTTTTCATATAGTGACAACAGTGAAacaacttatatatatatattatttcaaatatattttatgatgtTGTGGCTTttgagttcatttaaaaaagaagctcAGTGTACAGTAACcattcatttgcatttgaaataATGCTCTATAACCTCTAAGCCTGTAATGGGCGCGGcctttgttgttgatgatgatgtcattgtGACTCTCGCTGACAAACTACTACTGCAGGTGGTCGATCAACCACTAAACTCAACAGTTTAGactggagctgttgtgctgttgttaagcttttggttgTTGATGTTAAAGTTGAGGTGTAAGACAAATActgcctgtaagctaaacaTAATTGTCTGAGAAGGACCATAGCAGACTTCAGCACCTAGCTGTGATGTACACtgagaaggaggtgattgaGAGAGTCAAGCAAGAAAAAGTAATTGACAAAAGTAATTGACTTGTCAGAccaaaaggagagaaaaggatAGAATGATTTCTCTGTTTACTGACTTTCATatctttagtttttctgttttggtggggacctttttaatttgtattttgtatgcataagagggtcaaatattctttgagttcaataaatgtttacgtttttggttaaattgagacatGTGACATTCTTTAGTATTGTCtcagttttatcatttaaatggaGGTACAAAAAGCtctatcggctccaaatatcgtcTCAAAAATCAGCAGCATGCATCGGCcatcggccaatgctgatgtacAAAAAAATTGGTATCAGCCTTAAAAAATCCACATTGGTCGATCTCGATCTTTAGCTAGgtctgttgctaatgactgtaatgtgttggtgctgaatgataaagcaaaTAAATCTTTGTTgggtaatctttttttttttttaacacgtttCTTCAAGTcatatttttaggggtgcttgACAGGCCTATAAGTACACgtattttccagcttccagctgcacgtactctgctagtgggggagtaCAATGTATGGGCTGCGCAGGTCCCATATATtggccgataccgataccagtaaaaaacacaaatatcggCCCAATACGTTGGCCAACTGCCGATATATTGGCGAATCTCTAatacaaaaaaaccccacttTTCATTGTGTAATCCTTACtgtttattactatttattaccatttaaaatgaaacagtacATATTTCACTTGATTACGCAGACATCTAGAGAGAACACTCCAAAATGCTGTGTCCATAAACTTGAATTAAAAGGCAACATCTGTATACATTTAATAGTCTCACACATGCATTTTTGCACAATTATACATATGTCATTGTGTACAGTTTATCAAACTTTCTGAAGCAGACTCACATCTATTTCCACATGTAATTTTACATGTAAGAGTTTGTGTTGGCAGAAGGTATATATAGTACAATATTAAAGCAGATTAGGATTAATAACCCTCCTGGGCCATTAGCTGGTACTTGACATTACACACATCCATAACACCATGTTACCAAGAAGACAAGAAGAtgttaacataataataaactcAGGATCTAATTAACAACACAGAAGTCATTTGTATCAtaagttaaaaacaataaatcacactACTATCCATATGTTTCATTATTACGTGCATGATCAAACTTTCTGAAGCACACTCAGATCTATTTCCACATATGTTTTTACATACAAGAGTTTGTGTATCATGTACAAGTACAATGTAAAAGCAGATTTTTGTGATGTGAATGCAGTATTTGTTTATGACTGAGATCTTCTGTCCAGGAAGCAGAAGGCAGTCTACTCATTGGAAAGTTGCTCTAAGGAGGATCTCCTATGATTTACATCATTCTATAGTAGATTTACTTGTTTCACATTGTCATCACCTAGCTTTCATTAAGCTTGAGTAAAATCTCCCACAGTTAGATCAGTGAACTTACTGGTACCTGCGTAGACTGACTTTTTCCAAACATGTTTTTCTGAATATGTTTTTGGGCCTGAATCGTTTTCtattcttccttctttctgagTTGTTTATCTTGCTCATCTCGATACTTCTTTGCTTTAGTTTTCCTTTTCATACGTTTTAACGCCGGCCTTCCAGTGAAATATAGAGTGTAATGATCTGATATTTCATCGTTGCGGATGATGAAGTTAGAGACTTCCATATTTCTGGTGATGATCAGATCCAGAGTGTGACCACGCCGGTGCGTTGGGCAAGATACATGCTGATGGAGGCCAGCATCCCACAACACAGCTTTAAACTTCTGGGTGGACCTCTGGTTTTCATCATCAACCCAGATATTGAAATCCCCAGTCACAATAATGCTGCTGTACCACTGAGTTTCATTCATGAGTCTTTGAAACTCCTTAAGGAAGGTTTTGAAATGTCTGTTTCTCGTTGGATAATACACATTGATGAACAGGACAGGTTGGTCCCACTCACTGTGTTGTACAACTGCAGCCACATATTCAAATGTTGTTATGAAGTCAAAATAGATCTGAACACCCTGGAACTCGTGTGAGTACAGGATGGCAACCCCTCCCCCTCTACTGCCCCTAACCTGATAGTGAGAATCAAAGTTTGATGGTGAGATTTCAGAGAGTATTTCATTTGCGTTGTCCCTTGTCAACCATGTCTCTGTTGGGAGAAAGATGTCCAGGTTGTTTTCTCTTATGAGATTACATATACGCTGTCTTTTGTTGTTGAGTGACCGAACATTGAGCAAAGCTATTTCCACTGTTGTGGCCTCATCAGAGCTTTCATCGTACTCTGATTCTTCCTCACTATCACTATCAGTATCATCGTCACTCTCTTCATCTGAACGCCCGTACTCCTTATCTCCCCGATCACCTCCTCCATTTTGAtcacctccatctccacctccagaCTGTGCACTACGATGTCTGTTTCTATTACTGTTGCTCTTTTCTGTGTGATGGCCTGTTTGTCTATGTACACGTTTTTGACATTCTTGAGAATCAACGGCCACCTTCTTCTTAGAAGGTCTGTTAGCCGACTGGTGAGATCTCACCATCAAACGAAGGCATTTGCTAATCACCCTAATCTCCCTCTGAGTTAGGTTTGTACTCATATTGTGGTTTGTATGATTGTGTTGAGTGTGACTCTTTCTGGAGAGCTCTTCCTCGTATTCCCGTTGTCTTACAGCCATATCTTGTAATGCCttcctgtaaataaaacaagcaaaagaaCAGTTGGAATGTAATCACTTATTATAGGTCTGTCTGATGGTTGGTTAGCATGGTGCTAACAATAGTTTCTCGAATTGATTATTTGTGCAGGGTTGAGCAGTTTATATGGGTTATTGCTTCAACATGATAGGTTTGGCTCTGACTGATTAGTTTGTAGGGAGGtgcagtggtgtggtggttagcactgatgcctcacagcaagaacgTTCTTGTTTGAATCTATCATCCGACTGGACCCTCTCTGTGTGGATCCTCTAAAGGACAAGTGCTTACATAAAATTAATGAACTATTAGTTGGTGATTTAAAGCTAAAATGTGTAGAAGGTGATTTTGTCCTTTCTGTTTAACAGAAAACATACTCTGCGTTGTTGAGCTGTTCCCTCAACACCTGGGTCATCTTTAGGATTTTGTCGGCTTCATCTCTCATTGATTGACTGGCTTCAGTCACATGGTTCTtctcaatcatttttttccagttgtcaACTGCGTCAGGTAGAGCAAACATCATTCCAACAGCACCTCCTGCGACCTGATGATTGATAGAAGGATACATGTACATGCATTAATCATAAAATCAGTAAATTAATAGTCACTAACTAACCAACTGTTAACAtaagtatttaaatattaccTGGGCACATCCTTTAAGGAGTATTTCTTTAGGTATTACTTTGATGAACTGTTTAACTCCTTCGTCAAAATAAAGTTTACCTCCATTTCCACAGAAGTCCATTGCAAAAATCAGTGACATACCAGACATCATGTTAAATCCTTTAGCCATCATGCAATGGACGAACTTGTCCAAAGGTTTGGTTATCTGTCCGTTGTGGAAAAATTGCAGCTTATCATTGCAGTAGTTGAAGTTGATCGTTAGACCAGATCTTCTCGCCATGGCTTTCAAAATTTCTGTCACTATGTGTTGATCCACTTCTTCAAGGTCTGgattcttctttttaatctcaTCCTTCAGTTTCTTGAACAGTTGCTGGATTTTTTCTGCAATTTGCTTGCTCTTCTTGTCaattttttccttctctttcatgGTGTCACTGGATAAGAAATATTCAATGGCTGCAGTTGACAAAGAGATGGTGGCTCCTACCCCTGAGTATAGAGATCCAGCAAAACCTAATAGTGGAGCAGCTGCCCCACCAGTGAACAAAGTGGCCACACCAGCTCCAATCAGGCATGCAGCACCAACCACCGCCACTGTGTTTCCAACACATTTGCCTGCAGTGCATTTCTCACTGAGAGACTCCAGCTCCCTGGCCAGTTTCTTCAGCTGGTCTGCACAGTCCTCCCTCTTCTTGATCCAGGACCAAATCTGGTCCAGCAGCTCGTCTGCGGTGGCCATGGCAGAAGACTCTGTGTCCACCTGATCTTCTGACTAGAGAGCAGAAAAATGTTATCAATTGGAGACTGACAATAGAAAGTCAGAggacaaattaaattattgtagCATCAAAGGAGCATTGCCACCAatttggaggggaaaaaagtattaGTATTGAGACATCTGTTTGCAAATGTTTCTTGGCAGATGTTGGTAGATTGGTTGTTTTAGTATTTGCTTTGCAAAGTTGTTGGACAGAGTCTGAGCCTAAAATAAACCAGGAAGAGTTGGCTCCCAGTAATTGAACAGACACTTTATGGGAAAAGTGCCTACTAAAATGTAATATGAATGGCTATGCTGATACTACTATGTTTGGTACAGGTGCCTAAGTCAAATTGATAGATCGAGCTTGGAGACAGCGGTACCTAGCTCATCAAGAGATCCATCCGTTGAATGAGCTAATGGGTGATTGTGATCTCAATATGATGGCAGCCAATGGAGAAGCAATCCTCTGTGATGGATGGAGGTAATTGTCAACTTGCCTGGTACTGAGTATCCAAGCTATTCCATCAAAGTTCCATTTCTCGTGAGCCGAGTCAACCTGATGCGCCCACTTCTAGGCTTTAATGTCTTCCAAGAGATCATCTTAAGTCAAGTTACATATGAGTGACTGTCTGGTTAAAGTGCAATACACAAAGAGACCTTATGTTGAAATACCAGTGACCAAGTCCACCAAGCAGGACATAGTATTGGCCCGCCGCACAGCCCTGGGCAGCATTCAACTGATCAACAAAATTGTTGAAATGGACAGTGAACAGTGTTCAAGTGAATTAAGTTGGCACACCCTCTGTTGCTGCAGCAGCATTGTGGCATCCACCAGTTGACATTGCCCATCTACGTGTCGAGGAACAGCCAGTAGTGCTCTATGAAGAGTCCAACACATTCTGGCTTGACCATCTGATAAACATCTTGTCCAGCCCACCTGTGGGCGTATTTGAAGTGCCACACTGATGCATCAGCGAAAGGCCTCGGTGCAGTTCAATACCAGCGTCAGGATGGGAAGTTGAGGGTTGTTGCCTATGGGTCAAGAACATTgtctgctgcagagaaaaacaagtgtttgcACTTGGTAGCTTGTGTCTGTCTGAGAAATTTCGGGACCATCTTTTCTACACACCCCATTTCACTGTCTCTACAGAAAACAACCCCCTGACCTACGTAATGAGCACCGCAAAGGTGAATGCTGTGAGTTACAGATGGCTTGCAGAATTATCGGACTTCCGATTTGAGATCCGGTACAGGCCAAGGAAGGTCAACATTGATGCCAGCACTCTCTCTCAACTGCCACTTAGCATGACTGAATATGCAGCTGCCTGCACAGAAAAGTTACCAAAGGAGATGATCCAAGTGACGTGCAATGGTAGTCAAGTAGCAAAGGAAAAGGATGTAGCCTATGTGGCAATTTTGGAACAGTCCCAAGGAATAGAGCTGCACACACCTGGTCACCAGTCAACCATCAGTCATGAAAACCTCACCAAAGCACAGAGGGAAGACACAACCATCAACAAAGTCATcagactgaaagaaaaggaCATCAACCGAACAAGTCAAATCAGAAGGGATGCCAGTGATCCAGTAAAGAAACTTATCCTCAAGTTAGAAAGGTTTCAGCTGGAGAATGCCTTGCTGTGGAGAAAGACGGTCCAAAGAAAGCAACTGGTCTTACCTGAAAAGTACAGCACCAATGCCCTGAAACACGTTCATGATGAGATGGGGTATGTGGGAACTTAGAGGGTTGTTAACCTAGCCAGAGTCCAATTTTGCTGGTCCTATGTGAAGAAAGAAATTGAAATGTATGTAACCAGTAAATGTCCattaatcaaacaaaagaaGCGTGTGTCGCCAGTCAGAGCGCCAATGGGTAACCCAGTACAGTAACCCAGTAATTAGCCAGGGTACATGCCAAGTTCATTTGTCAAATGGCCTTTCGCCATACAGCATagtaatgcaaataaataataagtcaCTGGGTGGAAATGTTTAATAAAGATTGCATTCAGAGAACTGAACAGCAACCAGTGTCTTGTCTCTGCCTCTATCCTTATCTTTTATGTTATGTGTTAGAGAACTAGAGGCAGGGTTCAATCTTATTATTAGCTACTTACACAGTCTCAGCTTCGGGACCTGTAACACAGAGTTGCCTTCACGTACTCAGAGATTATGTTCACTTTGTTTCTACCTGCTCGGCATTAACTCTCTGACATGAGCCAAAATCTTCAAAGCCGCATtaatcaatgtttttatttcagtcttcAACAAGAAAGTGTCTCTTCTGCAAATAGAATCAAAATGTGTTTACTTATGCTCTGTCAATAGTAACAGTTGCATTATTCTTGACAGATGTGAGAAAAGCAAATGACCCTGAAGCAGCCACAAACGTCTGACTAGACTGTAAACATGTCTAAATATTTCACAGCTTATTAAGCATATGATTTTATTACAACAGAGTAATGGTGTGggagaaacaagagaaacagCGAAACAGAAAGTTAAAGCAGTtataaaaatccaaaaataaagtcttttaaatatacagcagcatgctcagagagagaaaccatTAACATATCTTTATTAAACCCATGCTACATAAACAGCTGATTCTAAACCGTGAGTATCAATCTGTCTGGGCTGTAACACAGAGTCTTGTGCATGCAGGAAGGATCATGTAATATTGCCACTGTTACTAGAGCGATCTCTGTCtgaagagttttattttgttggatttttttaaattgagattgaaactgaattaaattcttcttcttattattattacagactACAGAGACAGAAATCAACTGCAACAAAAGTAAAATTCATAAGCATATGCAGttcatctcattttaaataattgtaaCCTTACCTTTTCTTGATAACTCtagacaaataaagttttataaTCTGCAGCCAAACTTGTGTCCTGCTCTGCCAGAGaggactgactgactggctcaCTGATGCAGCTCCATCATTAGAAGtcacatgatttattttgaaaccaTGTTTCCATGCACGGTCATCCGGTCGAAGAGGACTGACATTTATGTTTGGGATCATCTGTCCTCTGGCCTTCTTCACCGAGTTCCAGTGGTCTGGCAGTTTCGCAGATCGGTGTCCTTCATGAATATGAATTCCTTACATGTTGTTGCTTCACGGCAGCACTTCTCAAATGCACATACCGCATATTTCAACTGACTAGTCTCTGAGAGGATTGTGtataaaaaaggcaaaaggtAATTCCTTCACCTTTCCACCAGTTTATCCTAAAGATGCACttaaaacatgttcatttaaTCACTGCAATTACACTGCGATCTCATgaataactgaaacaaaaatgtcaactCATGGAACAAACAACATGCAGAGCTaataagtaaacacaaagagaaactcATTTATGACTGTCACTGCCACCAGAGGTCACTGAAATATGAGTCCCTGCATCATGAAAGATGATTCACTGAGGTTGAATGTGTAGACCGAGTTATTATCTAAAAATAGTAACAGAAATCCCCGCAGACACTTtggacagcaacacaacagattTCCTGTAAACGAGCTGATTTGTAACAACACAACCGTGCTCTAATAACAACTTGCCAGtttcacacaaagacacatctCATCTCTTCATAACTTAATGTACTTACGTACTTATATTTTCTGTCAATAGTTACAACTACAGTAATTATATGGACAGAGTTCACATTTACACTTTTGTTCCTGATGAAGTCTGAGcaggttttaaaatgtcagctgtGTTCATAGTGACCATGTCTGAATATTAAGCATATTATTTAATTACATCAGAGTAAGACTTGTTGGAGAAACAAGAGAAGTAGtgaaacagaaagtgaaagCAGTTCCTGTGAACAATcctatttattcattcacttttTATGTctactttctgtctctttctcaaGAGAATCTTGTGTTGTGGCTTtgaaacagttttaattttctgATTTGAAACTAGATTTAGGCCTTAATCTGAGAATTACTTTGGAATTAGACAAATGAGTTTCTGCACATATTTTCAGATGCTCACTTCgtcttattttctcttctgctcccagaatctgaaaaaaaagttagttCCACTCATCTCCCTGTTGTCTTTTGGGACAAAATGTACCAGTCTGACTCGCCTCTGTCCTTTAACTTAAAACTGATGTCCATGTTAACggagtttgttgttgtgctctCAGAAGTTTTTGTCATGTCACAAAGTCTCAGTCTTCTCAACAAACACGTGAGCTGACAGCTGTTGTTGGTTTTGACATCACTGTTCAAACAGTCATTCGAGTGTTGTCAATGGCGCAGGCATACTGCTCCTGTAGATACTTCCTGTCAAATTTCTGTCCAGCAGAATGGTCATTGAGACAAGAACTGAAGTGAACGGTGGCTTTGAACCTGGAGGACAGGGCCAAGGTGACCACAGAGAACGGGACACTCTCTACTGAGAGGGTGAACGGGATGACGATGCGATTTCTTCCTGGACGACCATGTTTCTCTGTGAGAGATTCATAATATTTCCAACCACCATCATCTGGTCGAAATGGACTGACAGTGATGTTTGGGATCATCTGTCCTCCAGCCTTCTTCATTGAGTTCCAGTGGTTCGGCAGTTTCACAGGTCGATGTCCTTTATCAGTAATTTTACAGCCTTTTCCTGTCCTGCAATAAAATACTCTGTGCTCAGGCCTGATGGTTCCTGTAGCAACATAGTACGTTAAACCAGAAGTGACACAGTTCCAGGGAGAATAGAGGACCACGTCTGTGATGGTGGGCAGAGGCAGCAGACAACAGGCTGGGATCATGAAGTCTCTGATTGCTCCATGACACATAAAGGTGATGTCAACATGGTCACCGTggtccttcttctcttcctcatcaATGATTTTTTTCAAGAAACGAAACACATCCACAAGTTGGACGAAGAAGCCTGACTTTGAGTTTTCTCTCAGCCACTTCAGGACAGTGCCATTCTTGCAGTTTTCCTCTGCAAGCTTTAGTAATGAATTTCTTTCCAACGTCATAATCAAGTGTTTAACTCTGGATGACAAAGCTGCACTTCTGtaagaaaaagtgaaagagGTTTAAAGTTAAACCAACAAGCTGCTCAATCTTGTGTTCTTAGAAAGTTTGATGTCAAAACATAAACCTCAGCAACACcttcaaaaaacatttattcacatcTCTTCAATCTCACACTCACAGAATTTCCTCCCGttctttcttcatctttctcagATTAGTCTCCAAAACGGCCTTTTCTCTTGGAACCTGGCACGGGTTGGTATCACAGTCTGACATGTTTCCCATTGTGCAGCTTCTCTTGcaacctgaaaaagaaaaacaaaaagtctttcACAGTGGAGTCCACACGTACATATTCTACAGACAGCTTAGCTGTTCATTGATGACTTTTGACAATGTTGTTATGAATTgttcttcatttgtttgacATAATATGTCCTCCAAGGATTCTGTAGTTTTCTGGGTAAATGTTGGTTGCCTTCATTATG
This genomic interval carries:
- the LOC124998379 gene encoding uncharacterized protein LOC124998379, with amino-acid sequence MATADELLDQIWSWIKKREDCADQLKKLARELESLSEKCTAGKCVGNTVAVVGAACLIGAGVATLFTGGAAAPLLGFAGSLYSGVGATISLSTAAIEYFLSSDTMKEKEKIDKKSKQIAEKIQQLFKKLKDEIKKKNPDLEEVDQHIVTEILKAMARRSGLTINFNYCNDKLQFFHNGQITKPLDKFVHCMMAKGFNMMSGMSLIFAMDFCGNGGKLYFDEGVKQFIKVIPKEILLKGCAQVAGGAVGMMFALPDAVDNWKKMIEKNHVTEASQSMRDEADKILKMTQVLREQLNNAEKALQDMAVRQREYEEELSRKSHTQHNHTNHNMSTNLTQREIRVISKCLRLMVRSHQSANRPSKKKVAVDSQECQKRVHRQTGHHTEKSNSNRNRHRSAQSGGGDGGDQNGGGDRGDKEYGRSDEESDDDTDSDSEEESEYDESSDEATTVEIALLNVRSLNNKRQRICNLIRENNLDIFLPTETWLTRDNANEILSEISPSNFDSHYQVRGSRGGGVAILYSHEFQGVQIYFDFITTFEYVAAVVQHSEWDQPVLFINVYYPTRNRHFKTFLKEFQRLMNETQWYSSIIVTGDFNIWVDDENQRSTQKFKAVLWDAGLHQHVSCPTHRRGHTLDLIITRNMEVSNFIIRNDEISDHYTLYFTGRPALKRMKRKTKAKKYRDEQDKQLRKKEE